CCAATGCTTGCCTCTTGGCCTCCAGGATCTCCAGCTCCCTACCGCCACCATAGACAAGCTCAAGACTGTTACCATTGCTCGACTCCTCCACCGAAGCGCCATCTCTTCGTTCAGTCCACCAGTCCCAAAGGGTTCTGGCTATTGATGGTCTTTCAGTCTGTGATTTGGCTGGCTTATCTGTGAGGATGACCAAATTCCTGGAATCTTTCGCAAGACCCTGGATCAAGTCTTTAGAGAAACCCCATTCCAGAGTATCGTCGCTTGCAAGAATAACCCTTCCTTCTGCTTGAACATTATCCGCGGAGGCCGAGAGGAGCTTCTCGATTTGTGCCCGGCGTTCAACAAGCTTCAGGTATTTGAAGTCAAATGGAACGCCTTCCTTGCTCTTCCCTTCGGTGCCATTGGTACGCCGTTGCCCATCAGCAACTGATTCGAACTCCCTAACGATATTGTCGTCCATCCACTCCAACATGCTTCGTGCATATCGCAGAGTACTCGACATGTTCCGTCCAGCGAGGTAGAGTTTCGCTGCTTTGAGGCTGCCGCCGTCCATTTGTGAGTCTACTCTCCATGCTTGTTCTAGCATATATGCAATCTCCAAGACACGTGCGCTTGAGTCCACTGGGATGAGTGCCGTCCCTCCCCGGCTAACGCAGGATTTGATCATGTCGACGAGCTGCTCATCGCGTTTTGCACGGCCTCCGGCTTGGGCAACCTTTTCTGCACCTCTACTACTGCACACCAAGGCCGTCGGCTTGCGCAGCTGTTCGATGACTTCGGCACCACCACCTCCAGCGCCACCCAGCCAGGCAGCTCCAGCGAAGACATTCTCCTTCGCCTGATTCCAATCTACAGCGTAGACAATTGACTCCAGACCATGCTGAATATGCCATATCGTTCCTCCGAGAGTGTGGCCTGCATTGTAGGCCGTGATCATGAGGCCATTGAGCGGCGGCGAGAAGGGAGACGGAAGGGGTTCGTGGGGTTGCGAGTACTTGAGAGGCTGGATTAGGGAAAAGTATCGAGTAATCTCCTCGGGGGTTGGTGCTTGCAGAAGAAAGTCGCTGTCGGCCGTTGGTTGCTGAGAGAAGGAGTATGCGGCCTCGGTCAGAGAGCCGTGGGGTATCTTTGTCGCGGCTAGAGGAGTGGATGCGTAGAGGTCTTGGGTCAAGGTGCGACCTAGATCAATGACAGGTCGGGTAGCGTATACGGGGATTCTCGTGAACAAGGGGAAGTTCTTGCAGCAATGGGCAAATGCAGCCAAATGCGATGTCGTGGCGTGTGTCAGAAGGATGATGGACAAGGTCGGAACCTGTCTGGAGGAATGTCAGCGATTGTCGTGAAGGACGCCCAGAGTAGGGGAAGGGCCTGATTACTTTTCAAGCTCCCGAAGCTTTTCGACATCAAACGACTCATCCCAGCCAAGATCTATGAGAATCTTAACGCCTCCATCGAGCTCCAGAATCGATTGCGACGCTGTCGAGTCGGAAAGGGCGCCCTGAAGAGGGCAAAAGGTAAACATGATTGGTATCTATTCGGCAAGGCCGCAATGCATTGTCTGGAGGTAGAAGTAGTGGGATTGATTCGACACGGAGTCGCTTCAAGGTGCAAGCGCAAAAGCAGCGACCATAACGCTGGCGCGCAAATGTCAGATAATAATCTCGTTGTCGTCGCTGTTGCAAGCGCAGTGAGTCGTGGGGTTTGAGGTTCAACGGAGGTGTCGCGTAAAAGAATCTAGGA
The Colletotrichum lupini chromosome 6, complete sequence DNA segment above includes these coding regions:
- a CDS encoding RNA-metabolising metallo-beta-lactamase yields the protein MFTFCPLQGALSDSTASQSILELDGGVKILIDLGWDESFDVEKLRELEKQVPTLSIILLTHATTSHLAAFAHCCKNFPLFTRIPVYATRPVIDLGRTLTQDLYASTPLAATKIPHGSLTEAAYSFSQQPTADSDFLLQAPTPEEITRYFSLIQPLKYSQPHEPLPSPFSPPLNGLMITAYNAGHTLGGTIWHIQHGLESIVYAVDWNQAKENVFAGAAWLGGAGGGGAEVIEQLRKPTALVCSSRGAEKVAQAGGRAKRDEQLVDMIKSCVSRGGTALIPVDSSARVLEIAYMLEQAWRVDSQMDGGSLKAAKLYLAGRNMSSTLRYARSMLEWMDDNIVREFESVADGQRRTNGTEGKSKEGVPFDFKYLKLVERRAQIEKLLSASADNVQAEGRVILASDDTLEWGFSKDLIQGLAKDSRNLVILTDKPAKSQTERPSIARTLWDWWTERRDGASVEESSNGNSLELVYGGGRELEILEAKRQALEGEELNVYQQWLATQRQLQATLQSGGGASLQAPADAADDVSSESSSDSGESDNEQQGKALNISTTMGQATRKKVVLTDEDLGINILTKKRGAYDFDVRGKKGRERSFPLVMRRRRDDQFGDVIRPEDYLRAEEKEEDTPDNDGLRRDDDDDRLGKKRKWDDGNNKAANKRQNNRAGSVDDLDANGPGDHVADEFDDVEDVAEEEIQGPSKLIVSTEKVMVNLRIAFIDFSGLHDKRSLNMLIPLIQPRKLILVGGTADETTALAVDCKKLLAAQIGASEESAIDVYTPAMGAWVDASVDTNAWVVKLADSLVKKLKWQNVRGLGVVTVTGQLIAEALAKEKLIEKDDGANKRQKTEAEDAEAVEEVKKEEDGEDETTEIEVVPTLDLLPSNMASAVRSVAQPLHVGDLRLTDLRRAMQSTGYTAEFRGEGTLVINGAVAVRKTSTGKVEVESVGIADAATMMRHRSTFYEVKRMIYDGLAVVAGA